One genomic region from Sphingobacterium sp. UGAL515B_05 encodes:
- a CDS encoding ABC transporter permease: MTKTYIKIAYRNLVKNKMLSGIHILGLAVAIMTATLLYLTSMHELSYDKSIKDYERVGLIYFQTHPEKGVNNNATVAAPMRDILKSEIPEIKYLSRYLHSVLQLRNGQKQLTTNNKFVDADFLPIFSLPMLSGSNKALDDLNNIVLDEQTAKHLFNSSDIIGQQVEVNLNGQWEPKTISAVLKALPSNSSLNFNTLLRFERNPNYQSFKDSWDQQDHVLFAKVNSEKVDDYIFSQATQSFMQQHLKSSNDKLKRSGASPDEKGDYISLHILPISKYHLNSLGLGNGGSPTFPWMLFLIAGLILFVASSNFVNLSLANSLIRNREIGTRKTLGGTVGQLIQQLWTEALLLCVVALSLGIGLAFLILPEYNAMTNYKLSFAQLFTLRNLIIFILVFIMLTLFAGGYPAWRIARTNIIQNLKGTARVKAGRLRNSLTVLQFSIAMALIVATIVVGSQLHYIANRPLGFDKTEVISIPIGSSIDPEKAVQRMRIELASRPWVKSVSASDMNIGKGRDGSTGTSMIGFEHNGKQIHTNFMCIDYDYLQTLGIQLIAGRDFNRAFGTDTTAVLINKQMAELLGGVDKVLNKSIDMNGKPTVIGVVDNFHFQDLYKRVDPLTLIINPRGFPVEYIFVRIQTDNLSKSIADIEQIWKKINPKANVSPSYLDENTENMYSTEKRFSRIIIAGATTAVMIACLGLFALTLLIINRRIKEIGIRKILGSSVSAIVLLISQDFVKLLFIAFALATPLAWWMLNKWLENFAYHVEPSWWMFALAGTTTIGLALCAIGLQVVKAARANPVDSLRDE, encoded by the coding sequence ATGACAAAAACATACATTAAAATAGCCTACCGTAACTTAGTAAAGAATAAAATGCTGAGCGGCATTCATATTTTAGGATTGGCCGTGGCTATAATGACCGCAACCTTACTTTATCTCACATCAATGCATGAGTTGTCATACGACAAATCTATAAAGGATTATGAACGAGTAGGATTGATTTATTTTCAGACACACCCCGAAAAGGGTGTCAACAATAATGCTACAGTGGCAGCCCCAATGCGTGACATTCTAAAATCGGAAATACCAGAAATTAAATATCTGAGTCGTTATCTTCATAGTGTGCTGCAGCTTCGCAATGGCCAAAAACAACTAACGACGAACAACAAATTTGTAGATGCGGATTTCCTCCCTATTTTCAGCTTACCAATGTTATCAGGAAGCAATAAAGCACTTGATGATTTAAACAATATTGTCCTTGACGAACAGACTGCAAAGCACCTCTTTAACAGCAGTGATATAATCGGTCAACAAGTGGAAGTCAATTTAAATGGACAATGGGAACCTAAGACCATCAGTGCTGTCTTGAAAGCTTTACCAAGTAATTCAAGTCTTAACTTCAACACCCTGCTACGCTTTGAAAGAAATCCCAATTATCAGTCTTTTAAAGATAGTTGGGACCAACAGGATCACGTTCTATTTGCCAAAGTGAATTCAGAAAAAGTAGATGATTACATATTCAGTCAAGCAACTCAATCGTTTATGCAACAGCATTTAAAATCGAGCAATGACAAATTAAAACGTAGCGGAGCATCTCCCGATGAAAAGGGAGACTACATCTCCCTTCATATTCTACCTATTTCCAAATATCACCTAAATTCACTCGGATTGGGGAACGGAGGATCACCAACTTTTCCTTGGATGTTGTTCTTGATCGCTGGATTGATTTTATTTGTTGCGAGTTCTAATTTTGTCAATCTCTCACTAGCAAATTCGTTAATCCGCAACCGCGAAATTGGTACACGAAAAACTTTAGGTGGTACTGTTGGTCAATTAATACAGCAATTGTGGACTGAAGCTTTACTCCTATGTGTTGTAGCGCTTAGCTTAGGGATAGGTTTGGCCTTTTTAATACTGCCTGAGTATAACGCGATGACTAATTATAAGCTAAGTTTTGCTCAACTATTTACTCTACGTAATTTGATCATCTTTATTTTGGTCTTCATCATGCTGACATTGTTTGCTGGTGGATATCCAGCGTGGCGCATAGCGCGTACAAACATTATCCAGAACCTCAAAGGCACAGCGAGAGTTAAAGCTGGGCGGTTGCGCAATAGCCTTACAGTACTACAATTCAGCATCGCCATGGCACTGATTGTCGCAACCATAGTTGTGGGCAGCCAATTGCATTATATTGCTAATCGTCCATTAGGTTTTGATAAAACTGAAGTAATAAGTATTCCGATAGGTAGCAGTATAGATCCAGAAAAAGCAGTCCAGCGGATGCGCATCGAACTGGCCTCGCGACCGTGGGTAAAGAGCGTGAGTGCATCAGATATGAATATCGGTAAAGGCAGAGATGGAAGTACGGGAACCAGTATGATCGGATTCGAACATAATGGAAAGCAAATTCATACGAATTTCATGTGTATAGATTACGATTACTTACAGACTTTAGGAATACAGTTGATTGCTGGACGTGACTTTAATCGCGCTTTTGGTACAGATACCACAGCTGTGCTTATCAATAAGCAGATGGCTGAGCTCTTAGGCGGGGTAGATAAAGTCCTTAATAAAAGCATCGACATGAACGGGAAACCTACGGTTATTGGTGTAGTCGACAACTTCCATTTTCAGGATCTATACAAAAGAGTAGACCCTTTGACCCTTATCATTAATCCCCGTGGTTTCCCTGTAGAATATATTTTTGTACGTATACAGACTGATAACTTATCCAAAAGCATTGCCGATATTGAACAAATTTGGAAAAAGATTAATCCCAAAGCCAACGTTTCTCCTTCTTATCTGGATGAGAATACAGAAAATATGTATAGCACAGAAAAGCGTTTTTCTCGTATCATAATTGCTGGAGCAACAACTGCAGTTATGATTGCCTGTTTGGGACTATTCGCTCTAACACTGCTGATTATCAATCGCCGCATAAAAGAAATAGGTATTCGAAAAATATTGGGATCTTCAGTATCTGCAATTGTCTTATTGATATCCCAAGATTTTGTAAAACTACTTTTCATAGCTTTTGCTCTAGCGACACCTTTAGCATGGTGGATGCTAAATAAATGGCTTGAAAACTTTGCTTACCATGTGGAACCAAGCTGGTGGATGTTTGCTCTTGCTGGCACAACAACAATAGGTCTTGCTCTTTGCGCAATTGGCTTACAGGTCGTCAAAGCAGCTCGCGCTAATCCCGTCGATAGTTTACGAGATGAATAA
- a CDS encoding ABC transporter permease codes for MIKNYLITAIRELRKRKFYTAINILGLSVSLTAAILIIFWVQDEKSFDKFHPDFEQIYKVNSHLDPEHNGSIWGTSPGPIGNYAQNVPEVDYATRVSQDYNTTLVNDKLKRPVTDMNIYYVDGNFFKMFHFPLREGSLAGFQENYKQALITVSTAEKLFSTQKAIGKTFRYQKDLFTVAGILNDIPQNSSMQFDVVIPLGYHAQRFTNWGGNGKWKTIDEDMGNYSFSTYIKVKPHASAALIGKSVTDTYTKARDGENSTIFVLDPLKTMHLIAPDGNKSTLRMVQIFGIIAILLLVIGAVNYVNLSTARALDRAKDVGIRKIIGANRLHLFLQFITETFVVFLCSLLIAFILIVILHTGYNQIAQKSISLSFHNTTIWLYIGAAIIGTLGLSSIYPAIQLSSFNPIHSLKGKSVRGVSSNTMRKILVVFQFTLSVTLIVCTLVIRNQLAFIQKINLGYDRDHVLTLGLPEEAYKHMDAIRAELKSNNAIQAVSLSGVYNMTDFGNATGDIDWPGKSKDNKLIVAQATIDKDFIPLMNMQFLEGKNFSGMPVDSSGYIINETLAKQMGLKPPYVGSNMSFHDFPGQIIGVVKDFHFKSIKDKIGPMVFWTRWGSGTLYVKTSTTKASEAIKALEKIYNRYPSDAPFNYTFIDQQFDNLYKSEQRTGLLFNIFAGIAIFISALGLFALATHEAQMRVKEIGIRKVLGASTFGVVRLLGKNFVILVSISILIACPIAVYLMKQWLSNFAYKTDLEVQTFVFGGILALLIAIITVSYQAVRAALSNPVDSLRDE; via the coding sequence ATGATAAAGAATTATTTAATAACTGCCATTAGAGAATTAAGGAAACGGAAATTCTATACTGCTATCAATATATTAGGTCTGTCGGTCAGTCTTACGGCAGCGATATTAATTATTTTCTGGGTACAGGATGAAAAGAGCTTTGATAAATTCCATCCAGATTTTGAACAGATTTACAAGGTCAATTCCCATTTGGATCCCGAGCACAACGGTTCGATATGGGGGACATCTCCCGGCCCTATAGGAAATTATGCACAAAATGTACCGGAGGTAGATTACGCAACGCGGGTTTCACAGGATTACAATACCACATTGGTCAATGACAAACTGAAACGTCCGGTAACTGATATGAACATCTATTATGTAGATGGTAATTTTTTCAAGATGTTTCATTTTCCATTACGAGAGGGCTCGCTTGCAGGTTTTCAGGAAAATTATAAACAGGCGCTTATTACCGTATCGACTGCCGAAAAACTTTTTAGTACGCAAAAAGCCATTGGAAAAACTTTCCGTTACCAGAAAGATCTCTTCACCGTAGCCGGTATCCTAAACGATATTCCACAAAACTCCTCAATGCAATTCGATGTCGTTATCCCACTGGGTTATCATGCACAGCGGTTTACAAACTGGGGCGGTAACGGTAAATGGAAAACAATAGATGAAGATATGGGTAACTACAGTTTTTCGACTTATATTAAAGTCAAACCTCATGCTTCTGCCGCACTTATCGGAAAATCGGTCACAGATACTTATACCAAAGCCCGCGACGGTGAAAACTCGACTATATTTGTTTTAGACCCTCTTAAAACCATGCATTTGATCGCTCCTGATGGAAATAAATCGACGCTTCGCATGGTTCAGATTTTTGGGATCATTGCGATATTGCTCCTGGTGATCGGTGCGGTAAATTATGTCAATCTAAGTACTGCAAGAGCATTGGATCGGGCGAAAGATGTTGGTATCCGCAAAATAATCGGCGCCAACCGTCTCCATTTATTCCTACAATTTATCACCGAAACTTTTGTTGTATTTCTTTGTTCACTACTGATTGCTTTCATCCTCATCGTGATTCTTCATACAGGCTATAATCAGATCGCGCAGAAATCAATCAGTCTTTCTTTCCATAATACGACGATATGGCTGTATATTGGGGCAGCAATTATAGGCACATTGGGACTATCCAGTATATATCCTGCGATACAGCTTTCCTCATTCAATCCCATTCATTCATTAAAAGGAAAATCAGTAAGAGGTGTTTCCTCAAATACCATGCGTAAAATATTGGTGGTTTTCCAGTTTACGCTCTCCGTGACCCTTATTGTATGTACGTTGGTGATCCGAAACCAATTGGCGTTTATCCAGAAGATCAACCTCGGCTATGACAGAGACCATGTCCTGACCCTCGGCCTTCCAGAGGAAGCCTACAAACACATGGACGCGATACGTGCCGAACTCAAAAGCAACAATGCCATACAGGCAGTCTCTCTATCCGGTGTTTACAACATGACGGATTTCGGAAATGCCACGGGCGATATCGATTGGCCAGGCAAGTCCAAAGACAACAAACTCATTGTTGCTCAAGCGACCATCGATAAGGATTTTATTCCCTTAATGAACATGCAATTCCTCGAAGGAAAAAACTTTAGCGGCATGCCGGTTGATTCGTCCGGCTATATCATCAACGAGACTTTGGCCAAACAGATGGGATTAAAACCGCCCTATGTCGGATCCAATATGAGTTTCCACGATTTCCCTGGACAAATTATCGGTGTTGTGAAAGACTTCCACTTCAAATCCATCAAAGATAAGATCGGTCCGATGGTCTTCTGGACGCGCTGGGGATCGGGCACGCTGTATGTTAAAACCAGCACGACAAAGGCTTCTGAAGCCATTAAAGCTTTAGAAAAGATCTATAACCGCTATCCATCAGATGCTCCTTTTAACTACACCTTTATTGATCAGCAATTTGATAATCTATATAAATCCGAGCAGCGCACAGGTTTGTTGTTCAATATTTTTGCCGGCATCGCCATTTTTATATCTGCTTTAGGTCTGTTTGCCCTGGCAACTCACGAAGCGCAAATGCGTGTAAAGGAAATCGGTATCCGTAAAGTTCTTGGTGCAAGCACCTTTGGAGTTGTCCGGCTTTTGGGGAAAAATTTCGTGATACTCGTCTCCATTTCCATTCTGATTGCCTGCCCTATTGCAGTTTACCTAATGAAACAATGGTTGAGCAATTTTGCCTATAAAACAGATCTAGAGGTACAAACATTTGTCTTCGGTGGTATCCTGGCCTTGCTGATCGCCATTATTACCGTCAGCTACCAGGCCGTTCGGGCAGCATTATCCAATCCCGTAGATAGTTTACGAGATGAATAA
- a CDS encoding ABC transporter permease — protein sequence MIKNYIKTAWRTIRANRFFSILNISGLAIGICVSLLLFAFIRQELSFDTMYPKAEHIYRVYMKLSAEYNQEKMLSLPNAVGPALKSDITQVDNMVRLVKDGYGATASIRSGNDNFSEKQLYLADSTLFSIFDFQFIEGNARTAFSNKKSIVLSQSSKEKLFGKQEAVGRIISINQRDTVQVTGVFKDLPANSTLDCNMVMNIMDSWMGQNVHWSNASYETYILLKKGSDPAAIAHEASKLIDKYVKKDNQYYTQFFLQPLSAVHLYSADLTSGVTTRSGNITIIRTLSVLALLVIIIACINYMNLATAKSQKNAKQVGVNKVLGATRRQLIIRFFVETATISLSAMLIGLVLAIILIPAFNLVGKTDMTIQHLLNWNMLGILAIAWLVITLVAGSYPALFLSGIKSISLMNKGYNKQGKTILIRQILVVCQFSISIVLIIGISIMLTQMSFIRNKDLGYQPENVVSISIRSLKNQEKLNTLGQQVQNLTNTVATTFAQSIPGFNESGKSTYKLTTDKQGLPTLSCVTYGKTINTLGLKLLAGTDLPNVIGRTDSTCYVLINEKVMKFLGYKTPEEAIGKHIVTEMSATNSIISGVVRDFNYANLKSEIGGYTYYTMNAPSESPRNLLIRYKTADLQTYIEEIKKIYTAIAPDAAFDFSFLDQHVQDQYNNEIRSSNVMTLFSFLTLFIACLGLLGLAAYTAESKSKEIGIRKVLGASVSSIIHLLSANYIKLICIAFLIAGPIAYYLFNSWLNDFVYHIDMPWWAYVVAVLTVTIVAFITIGLQTFKAALLNPVNSLRDE from the coding sequence ATGATAAAGAACTATATAAAGACAGCTTGGCGAACGATCAGGGCAAACCGATTTTTCAGTATCCTTAATATCAGTGGACTGGCCATAGGTATCTGTGTATCGCTATTGTTATTCGCTTTTATCCGACAGGAACTAAGTTTTGATACTATGTATCCTAAAGCTGAGCATATCTACCGCGTCTACATGAAACTATCCGCAGAATATAATCAGGAAAAAATGCTCTCGCTCCCTAATGCGGTAGGCCCAGCTTTAAAATCAGACATTACGCAGGTAGATAATATGGTACGTCTGGTAAAAGACGGTTATGGTGCAACGGCTTCTATCCGCAGCGGGAATGATAATTTCTCTGAAAAACAATTATACTTAGCAGATTCGACGCTGTTCTCGATATTTGATTTTCAATTTATTGAAGGGAATGCGCGTACTGCTTTTTCAAATAAAAAAAGCATCGTCCTATCCCAATCGTCCAAAGAAAAACTATTTGGAAAACAGGAAGCAGTCGGCAGAATAATCAGCATCAATCAACGGGATACCGTACAGGTAACCGGTGTCTTCAAAGATCTTCCTGCCAATAGCACATTAGATTGTAATATGGTCATGAATATTATGGATTCATGGATGGGTCAAAATGTACACTGGAGCAATGCGAGTTACGAAACTTATATCCTATTAAAAAAAGGTTCAGACCCAGCAGCCATTGCGCACGAAGCGAGCAAATTAATTGATAAGTACGTCAAAAAAGACAATCAATATTATACACAATTTTTCCTACAACCGTTATCAGCAGTACACCTCTATTCAGCAGATTTAACAAGTGGAGTTACTACACGTTCTGGAAATATAACCATCATCAGAACATTATCAGTCCTTGCCCTTCTCGTGATTATAATTGCATGCATCAATTATATGAATCTTGCGACAGCCAAATCACAGAAAAATGCAAAACAGGTAGGGGTCAATAAAGTACTTGGCGCTACCCGTCGGCAGCTCATTATCCGCTTTTTTGTAGAAACGGCAACCATTAGTCTTTCAGCTATGCTTATTGGGCTCGTCCTTGCCATAATACTCATTCCTGCGTTCAATTTGGTCGGTAAGACCGATATGACTATTCAGCATCTGCTGAATTGGAATATGCTAGGAATATTGGCTATAGCATGGCTAGTCATTACGCTGGTTGCAGGTAGCTATCCAGCATTATTCCTTTCAGGCATTAAATCAATATCTTTAATGAACAAAGGATACAATAAACAGGGTAAAACAATATTAATTAGACAAATATTGGTTGTGTGCCAGTTTTCTATTTCGATCGTACTGATTATTGGTATCAGTATTATGCTGACTCAAATGAGCTTTATCCGCAATAAGGATTTAGGATATCAACCTGAAAATGTTGTGTCTATTTCAATTCGTTCTTTAAAAAATCAAGAAAAGTTAAATACCCTTGGCCAACAAGTTCAAAACCTGACCAATACGGTAGCCACGACTTTCGCACAATCGATACCTGGATTCAATGAAAGTGGTAAATCAACTTATAAATTAACGACCGACAAACAAGGCTTACCCACACTGAGCTGCGTCACTTATGGCAAGACAATCAATACTTTAGGACTAAAATTACTTGCGGGGACAGATTTACCAAATGTGATCGGGCGTACAGACTCAACCTGTTATGTATTGATCAACGAAAAAGTAATGAAGTTTTTAGGTTATAAAACACCCGAAGAAGCTATAGGGAAACATATCGTTACAGAAATGAGTGCGACTAATTCCATTATATCAGGTGTTGTTCGAGATTTTAATTATGCCAACCTAAAATCTGAGATCGGTGGATATACCTACTATACAATGAATGCTCCTTCTGAGTCTCCTCGGAATTTATTGATCCGCTATAAAACAGCAGATCTTCAGACGTATATTGAGGAAATAAAAAAGATCTATACAGCTATTGCTCCCGATGCTGCATTTGATTTTTCTTTTTTAGACCAGCATGTACAGGATCAATATAACAATGAAATTCGTTCATCCAATGTCATGACTTTGTTTTCATTTTTGACACTATTTATTGCCTGTCTGGGTTTACTAGGGCTAGCTGCCTATACAGCTGAATCAAAAAGTAAAGAGATCGGCATACGTAAAGTTCTAGGTGCAAGTGTCAGTAGTATTATTCATTTGCTGTCCGCAAACTACATCAAATTAATCTGTATAGCATTTCTGATTGCAGGACCAATAGCATATTACTTATTTAATAGTTGGTTAAATGATTTTGTTTATCACATCGATATGCCGTGGTGGGCATATGTAGTCGCTGTCCTGACAGTGACAATTGTCGCATTTATTACAATTGGACTCCAAACTTTTAAAGCTGCATTACTAAATCCTGTCAATAGTTTGCGGGACGAATAG
- a CDS encoding ABC transporter permease, whose protein sequence is MNKKKNKVKVIKHIDTLKLKKKAMIKNYIKIAWRNISKNKGYSTINIIGLAIGLACCLLIAIYVQNELSYDKYHVNKDRIYRIVHDYKDVSSTEQHQIWGNAPIGDAIKADFPEIEKVVQFSGQTSILLKQGDRRFQEENVFFMDSTAFDVFSWKILAGDPHTALKNAYSVVLTESTAKKYFGDQNPIGKTLEGGLAAGRANSGLYTVTAVMADVPSNSHFTFDALLSMSTFRNARPDVFDKEGWDYVDFYTYFLASKDFDPVKFNQKIPKFIKRHLPTNENANAKYNFHIEPLLQAYMYSSADRQPGTNGSYQNLYIFSIIGGFILLIACVNFMNLATSRSMERAKEVGVRKTIGASKSNLIFQFMSESLVLVFVSSILAILLVLAFLPFLEAFSGKHLNYSSLQNGTTWAIFLFTTVFTGLLAASYPALILANFKPITVLKGNYSSSKGGTWLRRILVVFQFCLSIALIAGTVVVFSQLDQLQHRDLGFQKDQRLVIDYNFDDKVNNNLEAIKSTLAKDKDVLSVTASRTVPGTFFPNAGTEIMSANGTMTSFAPFLYEVDVDFIPNIGLQMAAGRAYSRDFPADTAHSLVINESAAKQWGYSNPQDIIGKQFRQWGREGTVIGVVKDFNYLSLHRKIEPLALRLEPSSSRYLTLNIQHVNQPETVTRIGKLWNELVPNRPFLYSFLDDNFNRQYEADFNFRRLFTAFSGLALFIACLGLLGLVTYTAQQRTKEIGVRKVLGASIYHLILLLSSDFIKLLAVALLIATPLSWIAMKKWLDNFAYHIEPQWWMFAFAGVAAIMIALITVSYQTLKAARTNPVDSLRDE, encoded by the coding sequence ATGAATAAAAAGAAAAATAAAGTAAAAGTGATTAAACATATTGATACACTAAAACTAAAGAAAAAAGCAATGATCAAGAACTATATAAAAATAGCCTGGCGCAATATCTCGAAAAATAAAGGGTATTCGACCATAAACATAATTGGCTTGGCAATAGGTTTGGCCTGTTGCCTACTAATAGCAATTTATGTGCAAAATGAATTGTCATACGACAAATATCATGTGAATAAAGATCGAATTTACCGCATCGTCCATGACTATAAAGATGTAAGCAGCACAGAGCAGCATCAAATCTGGGGCAATGCACCCATCGGAGATGCCATCAAAGCAGATTTCCCTGAAATCGAGAAGGTCGTTCAGTTTTCAGGACAAACGTCTATCCTGCTCAAACAAGGCGATAGAAGATTCCAGGAAGAAAATGTATTTTTTATGGATTCTACTGCATTTGACGTCTTCAGTTGGAAGATTTTGGCCGGCGATCCGCATACAGCTTTAAAAAACGCTTATTCTGTTGTATTAACAGAGAGTACAGCCAAAAAATATTTCGGCGATCAAAATCCCATTGGTAAGACGCTTGAGGGAGGTTTAGCCGCCGGCCGTGCCAACTCTGGTTTATATACGGTAACAGCAGTAATGGCCGATGTCCCCTCTAATTCACACTTTACGTTCGATGCACTACTCTCGATGAGTACATTCCGCAACGCTAGGCCCGATGTTTTTGACAAAGAAGGTTGGGATTATGTAGACTTCTACACCTACTTTCTCGCTTCAAAAGACTTTGATCCTGTAAAGTTCAACCAAAAAATACCAAAGTTTATCAAGCGGCATCTCCCAACAAATGAAAATGCAAACGCAAAATACAATTTCCATATCGAGCCACTTCTCCAGGCTTACATGTATTCGTCGGCAGATCGTCAGCCTGGCACCAACGGAAGCTATCAGAATTTATACATATTCAGCATTATTGGCGGATTCATATTACTGATTGCCTGTGTGAACTTTATGAATCTGGCGACATCTAGGTCAATGGAAAGAGCAAAGGAAGTCGGGGTCCGAAAAACCATAGGCGCCAGCAAAAGCAACCTGATCTTTCAATTTATGTCGGAGTCTTTGGTTCTTGTATTCGTCAGTAGCATTTTAGCCATACTGCTCGTTCTGGCCTTCCTTCCTTTTTTGGAAGCATTCTCGGGCAAACACCTCAATTATTCGTCCTTGCAAAATGGAACGACCTGGGCAATATTCCTATTCACTACCGTTTTTACCGGGCTACTTGCAGCTAGCTATCCAGCCTTGATTCTAGCAAATTTCAAACCCATAACAGTACTTAAAGGAAACTATAGCAGCAGTAAGGGTGGCACCTGGTTACGTCGCATATTGGTTGTTTTTCAATTTTGCCTTTCCATTGCGCTCATTGCGGGTACTGTCGTCGTCTTTTCTCAACTAGATCAATTACAGCACCGCGATCTTGGATTTCAAAAAGATCAACGGCTTGTCATTGATTATAATTTCGATGATAAGGTAAACAATAACCTGGAAGCGATAAAATCGACACTTGCAAAAGATAAAGATGTGCTGTCTGTCACTGCATCACGTACGGTACCGGGAACATTTTTTCCAAATGCAGGGACCGAAATCATGTCAGCCAACGGAACAATGACTTCATTTGCTCCTTTTTTATATGAAGTCGATGTCGACTTCATTCCTAATATCGGTTTACAAATGGCCGCAGGACGCGCCTATTCCAGAGATTTCCCTGCCGACACAGCTCATTCACTTGTTATCAATGAATCTGCTGCAAAACAATGGGGATACTCCAATCCACAAGATATTATTGGCAAGCAATTTCGTCAATGGGGAAGAGAAGGAACCGTTATTGGTGTGGTGAAAGATTTCAACTATCTTTCTTTACACCGTAAGATTGAGCCTTTAGCGCTGCGACTTGAACCAAGCAGCAGCCGGTATTTAACCTTGAATATCCAACATGTAAACCAGCCTGAGACCGTTACGAGAATCGGCAAACTATGGAACGAACTTGTACCAAACCGTCCATTTTTATATAGCTTTCTTGACGACAATTTCAATCGACAATATGAAGCGGATTTTAATTTTAGAAGACTTTTCACAGCCTTCTCTGGGCTGGCGCTTTTTATTGCCTGTTTAGGTTTATTGGGGCTTGTGACTTATACAGCCCAACAGCGGACCAAAGAAATCGGCGTACGCAAAGTTCTCGGTGCATCCATCTATCATTTAATCCTCCTGCTCTCTTCTGACTTCATTAAACTATTGGCTGTAGCACTCCTCATTGCCACTCCCCTATCTTGGATAGCGATGAAAAAATGGCTGGACAACTTTGCTTATCACATTGAACCACAATGGTGGATGTTTGCCTTTGCCGGTGTCGCCGCCATTATGATCGCGCTAATAACCGTAAGCTATCAAACGCTTAAAGCAGCGAGAACAAACCCTGTAGACAGCTTAAGAGATGAATAA